The following are encoded together in the Adhaeribacter arboris genome:
- a CDS encoding glycosyltransferase family 2 protein, protein MESYKATIVPVSSDNRPFWSVMIPTHNCSNYLRKTLEQVLQQDPGPDLMQIEVIDDFSSDNPEKVVKEVGKGRVGFFRQPKNVGHTKNFETCLQRSRGLWVHQLHGDDYVLPGFYNELYNVIQNNPTIGAAFCQNFSVNEQDQFIGLSSLIQTQAGIIPDFLRSIAYRQRIFTPSIVVKRAVYEDLGGFDERLKWCEDWEMWVRISKHYNFGYLPKALACYRVHNTSNTAKYAKNAIKMLDFVEGVRVVNNYLPENEKASHLKEVLNYYGETWVMYEIESALRAGDKKTAWFNWKLANKITSAMSVKIRLAKLAYRLAKAKS, encoded by the coding sequence ATGGAAAGTTATAAAGCTACGATAGTACCGGTTAGTTCTGATAATCGGCCTTTTTGGTCTGTTATGATTCCTACTCATAATTGTTCTAATTATTTAAGAAAAACATTAGAGCAGGTGCTCCAGCAAGACCCCGGACCCGATCTGATGCAGATTGAAGTAATTGATGATTTTTCAAGCGATAATCCGGAAAAGGTGGTGAAAGAAGTGGGCAAGGGAAGAGTAGGTTTTTTTCGCCAACCAAAAAATGTAGGTCATACAAAAAATTTTGAAACCTGTTTGCAACGATCCAGAGGATTGTGGGTGCATCAATTGCACGGCGACGATTATGTGTTACCCGGATTTTACAATGAACTATATAATGTAATTCAGAATAATCCAACTATTGGGGCAGCCTTTTGTCAGAATTTTTCCGTTAACGAACAGGATCAGTTTATTGGTTTAAGTAGTCTAATTCAAACGCAAGCGGGTATTATTCCGGATTTCTTACGATCAATTGCCTATCGTCAACGAATATTTACCCCCAGTATTGTAGTTAAAAGAGCTGTTTACGAAGATTTAGGCGGCTTTGATGAGCGGTTGAAGTGGTGCGAGGATTGGGAAATGTGGGTGAGAATAAGCAAACATTATAACTTTGGCTACTTGCCCAAAGCTCTAGCTTGCTACCGGGTTCATAATACCTCCAATACTGCCAAATATGCTAAAAACGCCATTAAAATGCTTGATTTTGTAGAAGGCGTAAGAGTGGTAAACAATTATTTGCCCGAAAATGAAAAAGCAAGCCATTTAAAAGAGGTATTAAATTACTACGGCGAAACCTGGGTAATGTACGAAATTGAAAGTGCTCTGCGGGCGGGTGATAAGAAAACAGCGTGGTTTAATTGGAAGTTAGCGAATAAAATTACTTCCGCTATGTCCGTTAAAATAAGGTTGGCTAAATTGGCGTATCGTTTAGCAAAAGCAAAAAGCTAG
- a CDS encoding class I SAM-dependent methyltransferase yields the protein MKKFFQKLFSAERNPVMQVADHSIKPQLPLKGFVEGKTIIPLLDHLTDEELSELNSLLNWNSFIVDSQGRRFGNIAWSGKRETPQHIPDPRHALLSKRIDLSTKHILEIGCFEGIHTVSLCQLAAKVTAIDSRVENVVKTIVRTAFFNYHPTVFKCNVEAWENQFSLLKADVCHHIGVLYHLKNPVKHLLDLGKLINKAILLDTHIAHSEEALEQDEVDGKKYLYKKYMEGKDVFSGMYEHAKWLPLDTILEVLKDQGFVHSEILEKRNERNGPRVLVYLTK from the coding sequence ATGAAGAAGTTTTTCCAAAAGCTATTCTCAGCAGAAAGAAATCCAGTTATGCAAGTAGCTGATCATTCAATAAAACCTCAATTACCTTTAAAAGGATTTGTGGAAGGTAAAACTATAATACCATTGCTGGATCATTTAACAGATGAAGAATTATCTGAACTAAATAGCTTATTGAATTGGAATAGTTTTATTGTTGATTCTCAAGGAAGAAGATTCGGAAACATTGCTTGGTCTGGAAAGCGTGAAACACCACAGCACATTCCTGATCCCCGTCATGCGTTGCTTTCGAAAAGAATAGATCTCAGTACCAAACATATTCTGGAGATAGGATGCTTTGAAGGTATCCATACTGTTAGCCTTTGTCAACTGGCTGCTAAAGTTACCGCTATTGATTCCAGAGTGGAGAATGTTGTTAAAACTATTGTACGTACTGCCTTCTTTAATTATCACCCGACTGTTTTTAAGTGTAATGTTGAGGCTTGGGAAAATCAATTCTCCTTGCTGAAAGCCGATGTGTGCCATCATATAGGGGTACTTTACCACTTAAAGAATCCAGTAAAGCATTTGCTAGATTTAGGAAAGCTAATAAATAAAGCTATTTTGCTAGACACCCATATTGCGCATTCGGAAGAAGCTTTAGAGCAGGATGAAGTAGATGGAAAGAAATACTTATACAAAAAATACATGGAGGGTAAAGATGTTTTCTCTGGTATGTATGAACATGCTAAATGGTTGCCGCTAGATACTATTCTGGAAGTTCTTAAAGATCAAGGATTTGTGCACAGTGAAATTTTGGAAAAGCGAAATGAGCGAAATGGACCTAGAGTATTAGTGTACCTAACTAAGTAA
- a CDS encoding glycosyltransferase, with the protein MKVSIIIPTYNGAHKILKALHSLERQVYKPEEVIVVVDGSTDGTASIIQNNKIQLPGFKIIEQANSGRAAVRNRGAAESTGDLLVFMDDDMIVPKEWLSAHVEHHNSVKNSLLVGKLEPPGIELKGEFIIFENWQNNKWNKNLIQDNREVALLKNPYISANNFSIPKDLFLKLGQFDSRLNDAEDYDLAVRAFQENYPIYISSKAYAYHIDLGLKNFRSYIRRVRQYRTAQEKLVLLNPGLYIDKNKNERYPDNPVGIKYNIFKMFAHEYWIAAAEKEYLKWLPLPIRCKIYDIIVTANGKFFPDKVDLSKN; encoded by the coding sequence ATGAAAGTTTCAATTATAATACCTACATATAATGGGGCGCATAAAATACTTAAGGCATTGCATAGCTTGGAAAGGCAAGTTTATAAGCCTGAGGAAGTAATAGTGGTGGTGGATGGTTCTACCGATGGTACGGCTAGTATTATCCAAAATAACAAAATTCAGTTACCCGGTTTTAAGATAATAGAACAAGCCAACAGTGGCCGGGCTGCTGTAAGAAACCGGGGCGCAGCAGAATCTACGGGTGATTTACTGGTATTTATGGATGATGATATGATTGTGCCCAAAGAATGGTTATCAGCTCATGTCGAACATCATAATTCGGTTAAGAATAGTTTGTTGGTGGGAAAGCTTGAGCCACCTGGTATAGAACTAAAAGGAGAATTTATCATTTTTGAAAATTGGCAGAACAATAAATGGAACAAAAATTTAATTCAAGACAATAGAGAAGTCGCTTTACTGAAGAACCCATATATTTCTGCCAATAATTTTTCAATTCCTAAAGATTTATTTTTGAAGTTAGGCCAGTTTGATAGTAGACTTAATGATGCGGAAGATTATGATTTAGCAGTTAGAGCATTTCAGGAGAATTATCCTATATATATTAGTTCCAAAGCTTACGCCTATCATATTGATCTAGGATTAAAAAATTTTAGAAGTTATATCCGGAGAGTAAGGCAGTATAGAACTGCGCAAGAAAAGTTGGTGCTTCTTAATCCTGGATTATACATTGATAAAAATAAAAATGAGAGGTATCCAGACAATCCGGTAGGAATTAAATATAATATTTTTAAAATGTTTGCTCATGAGTATTGGATAGCAGCGGCTGAAAAAGAGTATTTAAAATGGTTACCATTGCCGATAAGATGTAAAATTTACGATATAATTGTAACCGCTAACGGAAAGTTTTTTCCGGATAAGGTAGATTTATCAAAAAATTAG
- a CDS encoding glycosyltransferase family 2 protein encodes MQVSVIIPNYNHATFLDKRINSILNQTYQNFEIIILDDCSTDSSSKIIEQYRENPKISHIIINSKNSGSTYIQWKRGIELASGDWVWIAESDDWCEPTFLEEMYFLVVNFPSTTLAYCQSLIVSDDKILRLTSNPMLYSFVNGKEWIVQNMLGKCDLENASMAIFKRKAFYQLSEEFIMFRQCGDWLFWCEIAQQGSVAVSGKYLNYFRKHSSNVTSTGWTSGRYYLEGSIIFKKLIVDLKLTEEEVSYGLKKLLNQLYKDKSIFNPKFYKELLNSVISIYPSIAQGMIKQFSKQQRRELFKYYIKKFLP; translated from the coding sequence ATGCAAGTTTCGGTAATCATACCAAATTATAATCATGCCACGTTTCTAGATAAACGAATAAATTCAATTTTGAATCAAACTTATCAGAATTTTGAGATTATAATTCTGGATGATTGTTCGACAGATAGTAGTAGCAAAATAATTGAACAATATAGAGAAAACCCTAAGATTTCTCATATTATTATTAATTCAAAGAATTCCGGTTCTACATACATTCAATGGAAGCGAGGTATTGAACTAGCAAGTGGTGATTGGGTTTGGATTGCGGAAAGTGACGATTGGTGTGAACCTACTTTTCTTGAAGAGATGTACTTCTTGGTAGTTAATTTTCCAAGTACAACTTTAGCTTATTGCCAATCTCTCATAGTGTCTGATGATAAAATATTAAGGTTAACAAGTAATCCAATGCTCTATTCTTTTGTTAATGGAAAGGAATGGATTGTACAAAATATGTTAGGTAAATGCGATTTAGAAAATGCTAGTATGGCCATCTTCAAAAGAAAAGCATTTTATCAGTTAAGTGAAGAGTTTATTATGTTCCGACAATGTGGGGATTGGCTTTTTTGGTGTGAGATTGCTCAACAAGGAAGTGTTGCAGTATCAGGTAAGTATTTAAATTATTTCCGAAAACATTCTTCTAATGTTACTTCTACTGGTTGGACGAGTGGTAGATATTATTTAGAAGGTAGTATAATATTTAAAAAGTTAATTGTAGACCTAAAGTTAACAGAAGAAGAAGTTAGCTATGGTTTAAAAAAGCTTTTGAACCAGCTATATAAAGATAAATCTATATTTAATCCAAAATTTTATAAAGAATTGCTTAATAGTGTTATTAGCATTTATCCATCGATTGCGCAAGGTATGATTAAACAATTTAGCAAACAGCAAAGAAGAGAACTTTTTAAGTATTATATAAAAAAGTTTCTTCCTTAG
- a CDS encoding ABC transporter permease, whose product MSKFTKDDIIYTSDSEVKRFSHLIKNMVIDLISAKQLAYTLMTRDIKAQYRQSALGIIWAFIPAIATALTFTLASQSRLINLGTTNIPYPAYIIFSTALWQTFTEAVLGPINGVTAAKDILSKIKFPREALILAKLGEVIFNFGIKLILIIGVFIWYGLPVNVLTILAPFAVLNLILFGFGIGMLLAPLNVLYSDISKGITILLGFGLFLTPVVFPMPEGNGVFAQIVRMNPITYLLLGIRELTLNGNLVNSFVYTGITVFNIFLLLLSWLFYRLSMPFIVERAS is encoded by the coding sequence ATGAGTAAGTTTACTAAAGATGATATTATTTATACCTCTGACAGTGAAGTAAAGCGGTTTTCGCATCTAATTAAAAATATGGTGATTGATCTAATTTCGGCCAAACAACTTGCTTATACTTTAATGACCAGAGATATAAAGGCGCAATATCGCCAGTCAGCACTCGGGATTATTTGGGCCTTTATTCCAGCTATTGCGACTGCTCTAACGTTTACGTTGGCTAGTCAGTCACGACTAATAAATTTAGGCACAACTAATATTCCTTATCCTGCTTACATTATTTTTAGTACTGCTTTATGGCAAACTTTTACGGAGGCTGTACTTGGTCCTATAAATGGAGTAACTGCAGCAAAAGATATTCTCTCTAAAATTAAGTTTCCTCGAGAGGCTTTAATTTTAGCAAAACTGGGGGAAGTTATTTTCAATTTTGGAATTAAACTGATCTTAATAATTGGAGTATTTATTTGGTATGGTTTACCCGTAAACGTTTTAACAATTCTGGCACCTTTTGCTGTTTTAAATCTTATATTGTTTGGTTTTGGAATAGGAATGCTGTTAGCTCCCTTAAATGTACTTTACTCAGACATTAGTAAAGGCATAACTATTTTACTGGGTTTTGGACTTTTTCTTACCCCAGTAGTTTTTCCTATGCCTGAAGGTAATGGTGTTTTTGCACAAATAGTACGCATGAATCCTATTACTTATTTACTATTAGGTATACGTGAACTAACACTTAACGGAAATCTAGTGAACAGTTTTGTATATACAGGAATTACAGTATTTAATATTTTTTTGCTTTTGCTTTCCTGGCTTTTTTACCGTTTGTCTATGCCTTTTATTGTAGAAAGGGCTTCTTAA
- a CDS encoding glycosyltransferase family 2 protein: protein MVDLVTVCIPVYNGEKYLRECLLTVLNQTYKAIEIVVVDDGSTDNSVNIINEFQEIDTRIKLFINEQNLGLVKNWQKCIELAKGEWIKFIFQDDFLSSDCIEKMLHACIINEVPICICSRDFIIEDSASVFLKDFFVSNVIKLETYYPTPRKLIPSDICIIAKHNLLVNFIGEPIVLLFKKCCIEQFGNYNLDLVQLVDYEFALRICLNSESFFLPEHLVHFRVHSNSASDNQFSNNLKLVKNQFVEPLLMLHEYNFNRYFRILKRNYGALNLFKRIFFFYYNNKSSYKLPKELENYLFERYKGLQLIKFSIPAYKVFNRLKSKLL, encoded by the coding sequence ATGGTAGACCTTGTAACAGTTTGTATTCCTGTCTATAATGGTGAAAAGTATTTAAGAGAGTGCCTGCTTACTGTTCTAAACCAAACTTATAAAGCAATTGAAATTGTTGTTGTAGATGATGGTTCGACTGATAATTCTGTGAATATCATAAATGAATTTCAAGAAATTGATACAAGAATAAAATTATTTATTAATGAACAAAATTTAGGTTTAGTAAAAAATTGGCAAAAATGCATTGAATTGGCTAAAGGGGAATGGATAAAGTTTATATTTCAAGATGACTTTTTAAGCTCTGATTGTATAGAAAAAATGCTTCATGCTTGTATAATCAATGAAGTACCTATTTGCATTTGTAGTAGAGATTTCATAATAGAAGACTCAGCAAGTGTTTTCTTGAAAGACTTTTTTGTCAGTAATGTTATAAAGCTAGAAACATATTATCCTACACCAAGAAAATTAATTCCATCTGATATATGTATAATAGCAAAACATAATTTGTTGGTTAATTTTATTGGTGAGCCAATAGTTCTTCTTTTTAAAAAATGCTGCATCGAACAATTTGGAAATTATAATTTGGATTTAGTTCAATTAGTAGATTATGAATTTGCTCTACGTATATGTTTGAATTCTGAGTCATTTTTTTTGCCTGAACATCTTGTTCATTTTCGTGTCCATTCTAATTCTGCTTCAGATAATCAATTTAGTAATAATCTAAAATTAGTAAAAAACCAGTTTGTAGAGCCATTGTTAATGTTGCATGAATATAATTTTAATAGATATTTTAGAATATTAAAGCGAAACTATGGTGCTTTAAATTTATTTAAAAGAATATTCTTTTTCTATTATAATAATAAGTCATCGTATAAACTGCCAAAAGAATTAGAAAATTATTTATTTGAAAGATATAAAGGACTTCAACTTATTAAATTTAGTATTCCTGCTTACAAAGTGTTTAATAGATTAAAAAGCAAATTGTTATAA
- a CDS encoding KpsF/GutQ family sugar-phosphate isomerase codes for MVQTNFKEDTTSATTGYIESFQTMLLLEAKAIERCAGLLSGKKIDKAIELILTSKGKVVVIGVGKSGIIANKIAATFTSTGTTAIYMHASDAMHGDLGIIGSKDVLIMLSNSGETSEILALLPHIKQRNVPIIAIVGNVRSTLANHADVAFDASITREACPLNLAPTCSTTVALAIGDALAMTLMEVKGITSENFAINHPAGGLGKRLSLKVKDLMRTDTRNFVVAPETSWNDILSKINEGKIGAVNIVDGNSALLGIITDGDIRRIVQNKTTVEIASLTAISVMTKNPVVVKPEMLAYDALQLMEKRPSQISVLPVINENNYCMGLIRLHDIVGKI; via the coding sequence ATGGTTCAAACCAATTTTAAGGAAGATACAACAAGCGCAACTACCGGGTATATCGAATCTTTTCAGACTATGCTATTGCTAGAGGCAAAAGCAATTGAACGATGTGCCGGCCTGCTTAGTGGTAAGAAGATCGATAAAGCCATAGAATTAATACTTACCTCCAAAGGCAAGGTTGTTGTTATCGGTGTTGGAAAATCTGGAATTATAGCTAACAAAATAGCTGCCACGTTTACAAGCACGGGTACAACTGCAATCTATATGCATGCTTCTGATGCTATGCACGGAGATTTAGGCATTATTGGCTCCAAAGATGTATTAATAATGCTAAGCAATAGCGGAGAAACTTCTGAAATTCTTGCCCTTTTGCCTCACATTAAACAGAGAAATGTTCCCATTATTGCCATAGTGGGTAATGTACGGTCTACTTTGGCTAATCATGCCGATGTGGCTTTTGATGCTTCCATTACAAGAGAGGCTTGTCCCTTGAATTTGGCACCTACCTGTAGTACTACCGTAGCTCTAGCGATTGGAGATGCTTTAGCTATGACTCTCATGGAAGTAAAAGGTATAACTTCCGAAAATTTTGCCATAAATCATCCCGCCGGAGGTTTAGGTAAAAGATTATCTTTAAAAGTAAAGGATTTGATGCGTACAGATACCAGAAATTTTGTTGTCGCACCAGAGACTAGTTGGAATGATATTCTAAGTAAAATTAACGAGGGCAAAATAGGTGCGGTTAACATCGTGGATGGTAATAGCGCATTGCTAGGGATTATAACGGATGGAGATATAAGAAGAATAGTGCAAAATAAAACTACTGTTGAAATTGCTTCACTTACTGCTATCTCCGTAATGACTAAAAATCCGGTAGTGGTCAAGCCGGAAATGTTGGCTTATGATGCTTTACAATTAATGGAAAAAAGACCTTCCCAAATATCGGTTTTGCCCGTAATTAATGAAAATAATTATTGTATGGGATTAATTCGGTTACACGATATTGTTGGGAAAATATAA
- a CDS encoding class I SAM-dependent methyltransferase, protein MNKHIISPRFRREGFTFYSDSILQMEHITSVKQKLENGVYHLKANTCICGESKGVVIAEVERYGLPLNSELCLNCGTVRINPYPDEESITDFYAHEYQYMYNRSSDNAVYFERQKQYGVKFLSLAEPFLQQKNWVLEVGCGAGGALVPFLNFGCKVAGCDYDARLLEYGKKNGISDLYFGSLNNLNKHLPLIKAELIFMNHVFEHVENPLELLKSCKQKLSSSGKIIISVPDLTRVDQFDFFKGNLLPMFHIAHKYNFTVEGLTILAGKAGLKLKILQPDSNIVTHTSIMPEIWVEFKPANEVKFDLQPNIGNKVINKLQQLEKIYQKRSVKRNFRSIIQRMIYRNR, encoded by the coding sequence ATGAATAAACACATCATCTCACCTAGATTTCGGAGAGAAGGCTTTACCTTTTACTCGGATTCCATCTTACAAATGGAGCATATTACGAGTGTAAAGCAAAAGTTGGAAAATGGGGTTTATCATCTTAAGGCAAATACTTGTATTTGTGGTGAATCTAAAGGGGTAGTAATTGCAGAAGTAGAGCGTTACGGCTTACCTTTAAACTCTGAACTATGCCTTAATTGTGGAACTGTGCGAATTAACCCTTATCCTGATGAGGAAAGTATAACTGACTTTTATGCACACGAGTATCAGTATATGTATAATCGCTCCTCGGATAATGCTGTTTATTTTGAACGTCAGAAGCAATATGGCGTTAAATTTTTATCTCTTGCAGAACCCTTTTTGCAACAAAAAAATTGGGTTTTGGAAGTTGGGTGCGGTGCAGGTGGGGCTTTGGTTCCCTTTCTTAATTTTGGTTGTAAAGTAGCAGGCTGTGATTATGATGCCCGTTTATTGGAGTATGGAAAAAAAAACGGAATTTCTGATCTTTATTTTGGTTCTTTAAATAACTTGAATAAGCATTTGCCTTTAATAAAGGCTGAGCTTATTTTTATGAACCATGTATTTGAACATGTGGAAAACCCTCTCGAACTTCTTAAAAGTTGTAAGCAAAAACTAAGTTCTTCCGGAAAGATTATTATATCTGTGCCTGATCTAACAAGAGTGGACCAGTTTGACTTTTTTAAGGGTAATTTGCTCCCTATGTTTCATATTGCCCATAAATATAACTTTACAGTTGAGGGACTTACTATATTAGCGGGTAAAGCTGGGTTAAAACTTAAGATTTTACAGCCTGATTCTAATATTGTAACCCATACTTCCATTATGCCCGAAATATGGGTTGAATTTAAACCAGCTAACGAAGTGAAGTTTGATTTACAACCAAATATTGGTAATAAGGTCATCAATAAACTTCAGCAACTAGAGAAAATTTATCAGAAAAGGAGCGTTAAAAGAAATTTTAGATCAATTATTCAAAGAATGATATATCGCAATCGCTAA
- a CDS encoding ABC transporter ATP-binding protein, with protein MIKDIITTTSAERLPNLEQDNIILSVEAVSKKFCRDLKRSLYYGLKDIVKEITGVNRAAYLRKEEFWALNDINFSLKKKEAVALIGANGAGKTTLLKIISGLIKPDKGRVTIKGRLAPLIGLGAGFNNILTGRENVYVNMAILGLTQEQITERFEEVVAFSEIGDAIDAPVKTYSSGMAARLGFACAIHTDPDILLIDEVLAVGDIKFRLKCYKRLAQLREKGTSFILVSHSTQSILSTCNTGVFLKKGMVITSGNVAEVINQYEDELLSSPIERVPGRLKQPVKSKQDSFGLDIEEVYFENEQGELLEELISGTFTNLCIICKAWQNIESFSVRIIIRELAQENNYTLVINSEDDGKIFKMKEGKAIIKISLPAVGLRRGQYYAKISLTSSLIYFFDVVESFPFTVRSVSKDMIESSFFQVREWHKVNLENQYSHE; from the coding sequence ATGATCAAAGATATTATTACAACTACTTCTGCTGAAAGACTACCTAATCTTGAACAGGACAATATTATTTTATCGGTTGAAGCAGTTTCAAAAAAGTTTTGCCGAGATTTGAAACGTTCTCTTTATTACGGGCTTAAAGATATTGTAAAAGAAATTACTGGGGTAAATAGGGCAGCCTATTTAAGGAAAGAAGAATTTTGGGCCCTTAATGATATTAATTTCTCCCTGAAGAAAAAAGAAGCGGTTGCTCTTATTGGCGCTAATGGCGCTGGTAAAACCACTCTGCTTAAAATTATTAGTGGACTCATTAAACCTGATAAAGGACGGGTAACTATAAAAGGACGGCTTGCCCCTTTAATTGGACTCGGGGCGGGTTTTAATAATATCTTAACCGGAAGAGAAAATGTTTATGTAAATATGGCTATTCTGGGCTTAACACAAGAGCAAATAACTGAAAGATTTGAAGAGGTGGTTGCATTTTCAGAAATAGGCGATGCTATTGATGCTCCCGTTAAAACATACAGTTCCGGTATGGCGGCACGTTTAGGGTTTGCGTGTGCCATTCATACTGACCCAGACATTTTATTAATTGACGAGGTACTGGCAGTAGGAGATATAAAATTCAGATTAAAATGTTATAAACGCTTAGCACAACTTCGGGAGAAAGGGACTTCGTTTATTTTGGTTTCGCATAGTACGCAATCTATACTTTCCACTTGTAACACGGGAGTCTTTTTAAAAAAGGGGATGGTGATAACAAGTGGTAACGTTGCAGAGGTAATAAATCAATATGAAGATGAGCTTCTTTCGAGTCCGATTGAACGAGTACCAGGTAGATTGAAACAACCCGTAAAGTCAAAACAGGACAGTTTTGGACTAGATATAGAAGAAGTCTACTTCGAAAATGAGCAAGGTGAATTACTGGAAGAATTAATAAGTGGTACGTTTACGAATCTTTGTATTATTTGTAAAGCTTGGCAAAATATTGAAAGTTTTTCTGTACGAATCATTATCCGAGAACTTGCGCAGGAAAATAATTACACGCTGGTAATCAACTCAGAAGACGACGGAAAAATATTTAAAATGAAAGAGGGGAAAGCTATTATTAAAATCAGTCTTCCGGCAGTTGGTTTACGAAGAGGGCAATACTATGCTAAAATTAGTTTGACTTCCAGTTTAATTTACTTTTTTGATGTGGTGGAGTCATTTCCTTTCACCGTTCGATCTGTGAGTAAGGATATGATAGAATCTTCTTTTTTCCAAGTAAGAGAATGGCATAAAGTAAATTTAGAAAATCAATATTCTCATGAATAA
- a CDS encoding glycosyltransferase family protein, translating to MQNFFEWFAENKEHYHKPWLILGKGPSYAYINQYNLKDFFTVSLNHVIKKIKVTVAHAIDFDVVESCAQEIDANAQYLVLPWHPHFAHRPTDKCLVDIVKENEFVRKLDKEGRLLWYYKSTRSIEVNDVPYSPKPNFKNYPEVPVLYFSAEAVVNLLGLAGAKKIRSLGVDGGTSYSKDFKDLAEKTLLANGQSSFDLQFKSISKTIMKLDIDYAPLNIESPIRIFVGSAEPQLIPVKVLEYSIRKHTTMSVEVFPLYQANIPIPLPKDPKNKPRTPFSFQRFLIPTLKGFKGRAIYLDSDMQVFSNIVDLWSKPFEGGDVLSAYDISGSTRKPQFAVMLMNCEKLNWNIQSIIAKLDSGELNYEQLMYEFKIAKNIKPVIEGEWNSLEHYEEGKTHLLHYTDMTRQPWITKTNPLGHLWVKELVESIDNKFISLDEVKDHIKKGYLRPSLLYQISSRKYDVTKLPPKARALDKFFTPPHELTQSTSRNKIFLNNIVSKFVTSYIKG from the coding sequence ATGCAGAATTTTTTTGAGTGGTTTGCGGAGAATAAAGAACATTATCACAAACCATGGCTTATCTTAGGGAAGGGTCCTTCTTATGCTTACATAAATCAATATAACTTAAAAGACTTTTTCACTGTTTCCTTAAACCATGTTATAAAAAAGATAAAAGTAACTGTGGCGCATGCCATTGATTTTGATGTGGTGGAAAGTTGCGCTCAGGAAATTGATGCTAATGCCCAATATTTAGTACTTCCTTGGCATCCTCATTTTGCTCATCGTCCTACTGATAAATGTCTTGTTGATATTGTAAAAGAAAACGAGTTTGTTCGCAAACTGGATAAAGAGGGTAGATTACTTTGGTATTATAAATCTACAAGATCAATCGAGGTTAATGATGTTCCCTATAGTCCTAAACCAAACTTTAAAAACTACCCGGAAGTACCAGTTCTATATTTCAGTGCGGAAGCAGTAGTTAATTTATTAGGTTTAGCGGGTGCCAAAAAAATTCGCTCATTAGGGGTTGATGGTGGCACTTCGTATAGCAAAGATTTTAAGGACTTAGCCGAAAAAACCTTATTGGCAAATGGTCAATCAAGTTTTGACCTTCAATTTAAATCCATATCAAAAACAATCATGAAATTAGATATAGACTATGCCCCACTTAATATAGAAAGTCCCATCAGAATCTTCGTTGGTAGTGCCGAACCACAGTTAATACCAGTAAAGGTGCTTGAGTATTCAATAAGAAAACATACTACCATGAGTGTTGAGGTTTTTCCTTTGTATCAGGCAAATATTCCTATTCCCTTACCGAAAGATCCAAAAAATAAGCCAAGAACCCCCTTTTCTTTTCAACGGTTTTTAATTCCTACACTAAAAGGTTTTAAAGGAAGGGCTATTTATCTTGATTCGGATATGCAAGTGTTTAGTAATATTGTTGACTTATGGAGTAAACCATTTGAAGGAGGAGATGTACTTTCGGCTTATGATATATCTGGATCGACCAGAAAACCCCAATTTGCTGTTATGCTCATGAATTGTGAAAAATTAAACTGGAATATACAATCTATAATTGCTAAACTGGATAGTGGAGAATTAAACTATGAACAACTGATGTATGAGTTCAAAATAGCTAAAAATATTAAACCCGTTATTGAAGGTGAATGGAATTCGTTAGAGCATTACGAAGAAGGTAAAACTCATTTACTACATTATACAGATATGACTCGCCAACCATGGATAACCAAAACAAATCCTCTGGGGCATTTATGGGTAAAAGAGTTGGTTGAATCCATTGACAATAAATTTATTTCATTAGACGAAGTAAAAGATCATATCAAAAAGGGGTACTTACGTCCTTCCCTTTTGTACCAGATAAGTAGCCGTAAATATGATGTTACGAAATTACCGCCAAAAGCTAGAGCATTAGATAAGTTTTTTACTCCTCCTCACGAATTAACTCAAAGTACTTCTCGTAATAAGATTTTTCTAAATAATATAGTTAGCAAATTCGTGACTTCTTATATTAAAGGTTAA